A stretch of Deltaproteobacteria bacterium DNA encodes these proteins:
- a CDS encoding c-type cytochrome: MSKYVWKRWRAGLVLGLALCSAGPTWGAESETNIQVSWGKDLFLRYCASCHGEEGKGNGPAAAALKNPPANLTTLSLARGGQFPREEIMRFIDGERPVPAHGPRHMPVWGEVFRNEQSDSAARMRIHSLTAFLESLQQK, translated from the coding sequence ATGAGCAAATACGTATGGAAGAGATGGCGGGCTGGGCTGGTTCTCGGCCTTGCTCTCTGCTCAGCAGGTCCAACTTGGGGTGCAGAATCGGAAACGAATATCCAGGTGAGCTGGGGAAAAGACTTGTTCCTACGCTACTGTGCGTCTTGCCATGGAGAGGAAGGAAAAGGGAACGGCCCGGCGGCGGCGGCGCTAAAGAACCCGCCGGCGAACCTGACAACACTCAGCCTCGCACGCGGTGGACAATTCCCGCGTGAGGAGATCATGCGCTTCATCGATGGTGAGCGTCCCGTCCCGGCCCACGGGCCGCGTCATATGCCGGTCTGGGGTGAGGTTTTTCGCAATGAACAGAGCGACAGTGCCGCCCGCATGCGCATCCATTCGCTGACTGCATTTCTCGAGTCGCTTCAGCAAAAGTGA
- a CDS encoding cation-transporting P-type ATPase has product MPFTFIETLPIAQVYAAAVTRPRGLTNAEAAARLQQYGRNAIRSVAATSLVHKFSAHFTHLMALLLWVGGLIGFIAHLPQLGIAIWTVNLINGIFSFWQEYKAEKATEALRRLLPTYCRVLREGVEQRIFAEEIVPGDIVLLAEGDHISTDMRLVQEAEMRVDQSTLTGEWHPVRKRAETVPPRDLTRAEIPNLVFAGTSVIAGVGTGVVFATGMNTEFGKIAHLTQEVGETLSPLQQEMMRATKVVTLLAMSIGVLFFVLGIGLTDVTLAEGFIFAMGMIVAFVPEGMLPTVTLALAMGTQRMAHRQALIKRLSAVETLGCTTVICTDKTGTLTQNEMTVRELWTAEQRLTVTGTGYATEGQLFQDDRPVVPTLESDVGQLLIAAGLCTDARLVPPNNDSQQWTALGDPTEAALLVVARKARIDLQEIARQRPRLRELPFNSHRKQMSTLHEVRDAYCTHPGSSLPESHRPAIFSVYLKGAPKEVLSLCTHLQLHGQTCVLDDAQRAHIITANDDYARAGLRVLAVAQRTFVEYPPSWTPETVEHDLTFLGLIAMMDPPRTGVAEAVAKCHRAGIRLIMLTGDYGLTAESIARRIGILRSAQPQSITGNDLLTMTDAALKTVLQSEVIFARVAPEHKLRIVTALQQLGHIVAVTGDGVNDAPALRKADIGIAMGVAGTDVAKEAADMILADDNFASIVSAVEEGRAVYANIKKFITYIFTSNIPEAIPFILFAFSGGRIPLALNVMQILSIDLGTDLVPALALGAEAPEPGVMEAPPRKQEEHVITRSLLLRSYLWLGLLQSGAAMAAFYFAYWTNGYWGQWLDLPANGELHRMATSMTLASVVATQIGNLFAQRTAALSAFRVGMFSNRLVWVGIVVELGLIFALLYVPLLQTIFGTAAFPLHNWWFLAAWVPLLFVADEVWKALVRRKAV; this is encoded by the coding sequence ATGCCGTTTACCTTCATTGAAACCCTACCGATCGCACAGGTATATGCTGCTGCTGTCACCCGGCCCCGGGGATTGACGAACGCCGAAGCTGCGGCGCGTCTACAGCAATATGGTCGTAACGCTATTCGTAGCGTTGCGGCGACTTCTCTCGTCCACAAATTTTCAGCGCACTTTACGCACCTGATGGCGCTGTTGCTGTGGGTAGGCGGGCTTATCGGCTTCATCGCGCACCTTCCACAATTAGGAATCGCTATTTGGACAGTGAATCTCATTAACGGCATCTTCAGCTTCTGGCAGGAATATAAGGCAGAAAAAGCCACAGAAGCGCTTCGCCGTCTGTTGCCTACCTACTGTCGCGTGCTGCGGGAGGGGGTGGAACAACGCATCTTCGCTGAGGAGATTGTCCCTGGCGACATTGTGCTGCTAGCGGAAGGCGACCATATTTCCACTGATATGCGCCTCGTCCAGGAAGCCGAAATGCGCGTCGACCAATCGACGCTTACCGGTGAATGGCATCCCGTGCGCAAGAGGGCAGAGACCGTGCCACCTCGGGACCTCACGCGCGCCGAGATCCCTAATCTGGTGTTTGCCGGGACTAGTGTCATTGCCGGGGTCGGCACCGGCGTGGTGTTTGCTACTGGCATGAACACGGAGTTCGGCAAAATCGCGCATTTGACCCAGGAAGTCGGTGAGACGTTGAGCCCTTTGCAACAGGAAATGATGCGCGCAACCAAGGTTGTCACCCTCCTCGCCATGAGCATCGGGGTGCTCTTCTTTGTGTTGGGGATCGGTCTGACCGATGTCACTCTGGCCGAGGGTTTCATCTTTGCCATGGGTATGATTGTGGCCTTCGTGCCGGAAGGAATGCTGCCGACTGTGACCCTGGCATTGGCAATGGGCACGCAGCGCATGGCGCATCGTCAGGCGCTGATCAAGCGCTTGTCCGCCGTGGAAACGCTCGGCTGCACAACCGTCATCTGTACAGATAAAACCGGAACGTTGACGCAGAACGAGATGACCGTGCGTGAACTGTGGACAGCCGAGCAGCGTTTGACCGTCACCGGCACCGGCTATGCCACAGAAGGGCAGCTCTTCCAGGACGATCGCCCTGTCGTCCCCACTCTGGAGAGCGATGTCGGACAACTGCTTATCGCGGCGGGATTGTGTACCGATGCTCGGCTCGTTCCTCCGAATAATGACTCTCAGCAATGGACGGCCTTGGGAGACCCGACGGAGGCGGCCCTCCTTGTAGTTGCACGAAAAGCACGAATCGATCTCCAGGAGATCGCCCGGCAGCGGCCGCGACTGCGAGAATTGCCATTTAACTCACACCGCAAGCAGATGAGCACCCTCCATGAGGTCCGGGATGCGTATTGCACGCATCCCGGAAGTTCCTTACCAGAAAGCCACCGCCCCGCGATTTTCTCGGTGTATCTCAAAGGGGCACCAAAGGAAGTGCTGTCGCTCTGTACGCATCTGCAATTACATGGGCAAACGTGTGTTTTGGACGATGCTCAGCGCGCCCATATCATAACCGCCAACGACGACTACGCTCGGGCAGGCTTGCGCGTCTTGGCAGTCGCCCAACGAACCTTCGTCGAGTATCCACCGTCCTGGACGCCAGAAACTGTCGAACATGACCTGACTTTTCTTGGTTTGATTGCCATGATGGACCCGCCTCGCACTGGAGTGGCCGAGGCGGTGGCTAAGTGCCACCGTGCCGGGATTCGCCTCATCATGCTGACCGGCGATTATGGCTTGACTGCAGAGAGCATCGCGCGCCGCATCGGCATCCTCCGCTCCGCTCAACCGCAGTCGATTACCGGTAATGACTTGCTGACCATGACCGATGCCGCGCTCAAAACCGTCCTGCAAAGCGAAGTCATCTTCGCCAGGGTTGCTCCGGAGCACAAATTGCGGATCGTCACCGCATTGCAGCAACTAGGACACATCGTGGCCGTCACCGGTGACGGGGTTAATGACGCGCCCGCCCTCAGGAAAGCTGACATCGGTATTGCTATGGGGGTGGCCGGCACGGATGTCGCTAAAGAGGCGGCGGATATGATTCTCGCTGACGATAACTTCGCGTCCATCGTCAGTGCCGTGGAAGAAGGTCGAGCGGTCTACGCCAATATCAAGAAATTTATTACCTACATCTTCACGAGTAACATACCGGAAGCTATTCCTTTTATCCTCTTTGCCTTTAGTGGCGGACGGATTCCTTTAGCTCTCAACGTCATGCAGATCCTGTCCATCGATCTCGGAACCGACCTCGTTCCAGCTTTAGCGCTCGGCGCGGAAGCACCCGAACCAGGGGTAATGGAGGCACCGCCCAGGAAACAGGAGGAACATGTCATCACCCGGAGTCTTCTTCTTCGCTCCTATCTCTGGCTCGGTCTGTTACAAAGTGGAGCGGCCATGGCCGCTTTTTATTTTGCGTACTGGACGAATGGCTATTGGGGGCAATGGCTCGATTTACCGGCCAATGGAGAACTTCATCGCATGGCGACGTCGATGACGCTGGCGTCGGTAGTTGCCACACAAATCGGCAATCTCTTCGCGCAACGCACAGCAGCGCTCTCCGCCTTTCGCGTTGGGATGTTCAGTAACCGACTCGTATGGGTGGGGATCGTCGTAGAACTCGGGCTTATTTTTGCACTGCTTTATGTCCCGCTCCTCCAGACGATATTCGGCACGGCGGCGTTTCCTCTGCACAACTGGTGGTTTCTCGCCGCTTGGGTTCCTTTGTTGTTTGTCGCGGACGAAGTCTGGAAGGCGCTGGTACGGAGGAAAGCCGTATGA
- a CDS encoding ferritin-like domain-containing protein, with product METRTYPKWLLQYYREAEIRSADLLQRLLRHADDPELQIDLTRQLADEARHIQLWTELMSELGISLTPRKRGYRHYLHKYTGMPSSVLDALALVHAVEERVQQRYREHLPHAGQAPRIVTMLQALAADEEWHLQDVRRWLAKLEKRDGRTRVAAALDYYRPLEARAYADLIESTKHCRIAREG from the coding sequence GTGGAAACAAGGACGTATCCAAAGTGGCTTTTACAGTACTACCGCGAGGCGGAAATACGCAGTGCCGACCTGTTACAGCGGCTTCTCCGCCACGCCGATGACCCCGAGTTGCAAATTGACCTGACCCGTCAACTGGCGGACGAGGCTCGTCATATCCAGCTGTGGACAGAACTCATGAGTGAACTGGGCATATCCCTTACTCCCCGGAAAAGAGGGTACCGGCACTATTTGCACAAATACACGGGAATGCCATCGAGCGTTCTCGATGCGCTCGCACTCGTTCATGCTGTCGAAGAGCGCGTGCAGCAACGCTATCGCGAGCACCTCCCACACGCCGGACAAGCGCCGCGCATCGTTACGATGCTGCAAGCCCTGGCGGCGGATGAGGAGTGGCATCTGCAAGACGTACGTCGCTGGTTGGCGAAGTTGGAGAAGCGAGACGGGCGAACCCGGGTAGCCGCAGCGCTCGATTACTATCGACCATTGGAAGCGCGCGCCTACGCCGATTTGATCGAGAGCACAAAACATTGCCGAATCGCGCGCGAAGGATAG
- a CDS encoding TraR/DksA C4-type zinc finger protein yields the protein MNDYRRLRSILEEKLGSLLHRRDKISHDLRQVAEPDSEEQAIGRENDEVLEYLEHTGQKEIAQIQAALARIDAGTYRICTQCGGEISAQRLAALPYTMTCIACAR from the coding sequence ATGAACGATTATCGACGGCTGAGATCCATCCTGGAGGAAAAACTTGGCTCGTTACTGCACAGGCGTGACAAGATCTCCCATGACCTGCGACAGGTAGCGGAACCCGACTCTGAAGAGCAAGCAATAGGTCGCGAGAACGATGAAGTATTAGAGTATTTGGAGCACACCGGCCAAAAGGAGATCGCACAGATCCAGGCGGCTCTCGCGCGCATCGATGCAGGGACGTACCGCATTTGCACGCAGTGCGGTGGAGAAATCTCGGCTCAACGTCTGGCGGCGCTTCCCTACACCATGACTTGCATTGCCTGCGCACGATGA
- a CDS encoding LLM class flavin-dependent oxidoreductase, which yields MHVGFAMLIQNIGEKYTDREVYRHALGMADMAESLGFDSIWVPEHHFTEYTMTPNVAQLLTYLAGRTQRVQLGAMAYIVPWHEPIRLAEEIAVLDHTSNGRAILGFGRGLGRVEFDAFRLNMNESRERFVEYTEAVLRALETGYIEYNGKYYKQPRAAIRPAPFRSFRGRSYAAAVSPESARIMAQLGLGILIIAQKPWDITKAELAMYRDLYREINKVEAPKPILASFIACHEDEGMAKEMHLKYLRGYARSALKHYEFDNVNLAEIKGYEYYGALSQNIGRHGTEAFTNFLADLQIYGTPNQVYEKIMDYRAMVQGAAQLGVFSYGGMPHDLALHSYKLFAERVLPRLKEVNLGGELHA from the coding sequence ATGCACGTCGGATTTGCCATGCTGATTCAGAATATTGGCGAGAAGTACACTGACCGAGAGGTCTATCGGCATGCCTTGGGAATGGCCGATATGGCCGAATCGCTCGGATTCGACTCGATCTGGGTCCCGGAACACCATTTCACCGAGTACACCATGACCCCCAACGTTGCCCAGCTCTTAACTTACTTGGCGGGGCGCACCCAGCGAGTACAGCTTGGAGCCATGGCGTACATCGTGCCCTGGCATGAGCCGATTCGGCTGGCCGAAGAGATTGCCGTGCTCGACCACACCTCCAATGGACGTGCGATCTTAGGATTTGGGCGGGGCCTTGGGCGCGTCGAGTTCGACGCTTTTCGTCTCAACATGAACGAGTCGCGTGAACGGTTCGTGGAGTACACGGAAGCGGTGCTGCGGGCTCTGGAGACCGGCTACATCGAATACAATGGCAAGTATTACAAACAACCGCGAGCGGCGATCCGCCCGGCCCCTTTCCGCTCGTTCCGCGGTCGCTCGTATGCAGCGGCGGTCTCTCCAGAATCTGCACGAATCATGGCGCAACTCGGACTCGGCATCCTCATCATCGCTCAGAAGCCGTGGGATATCACGAAGGCCGAGCTGGCGATGTACCGCGACCTCTACCGGGAGATCAACAAGGTGGAAGCGCCGAAGCCGATCCTTGCCAGTTTCATCGCCTGTCATGAGGATGAAGGGATGGCGAAGGAAATGCACCTCAAATACCTCCGTGGCTATGCCCGCTCGGCACTCAAGCATTATGAGTTTGACAATGTGAATCTGGCCGAGATTAAAGGCTACGAGTATTACGGCGCTCTCTCGCAGAACATCGGTCGGCATGGGACCGAGGCGTTTACGAATTTTCTGGCGGATCTGCAGATCTACGGCACGCCGAACCAGGTATACGAAAAGATCATGGACTACCGAGCGATGGTCCAGGGAGCCGCACAGCTCGGCGTATTCAGCTACGGCGGCATGCCGCACGATCTGGCTCTACATAGCTATAAGCTCTTTGCCGAAAGGGTGTTGCCACGCCTCAAGGAAGTGAATTTAGGCGGAGAGCTGCATGCCTAG
- a CDS encoding NAD(P)/FAD-dependent oxidoreductase, with product MGNSLQHTTIAGTGSVDHFDAIIIGAGIAGLYQLYRLRQLGLAVRVYEAGSGVGGTWYWNRYPGARFDSESYTYGYSFSEELLQEWEWSEHFSPQPETLRYLNYVADKFDLRRDIQFSARIASAVYDESTNRWQIQTEDGRRAQAQFLITAIGVLSAPQMPKIEGLDSYTGEWHHTGLWPHTPVQFAGKRVGVIGTGATAVQLITEIAKEVGHLTVFQRTANFCAPLRNAPIDPETQKKIKASYPEIFKRCSETPAGFLHDFDPRLALEVSPEERQAFYEHLWASPGFSKWLGVFRDVLSDLKANETFAEFVRNKIRERVEDPAVAEKLIPKDHPFGTKRVPLESGYYEVYNRENVELVDLHETPIERITPKGIETSTTEYEFDMIIFATGFDAVTGAFTRMDIRGVGGQTLKDKWADGPHTYLGLQSAGFPNLFTLVGPHNGATFCNIPRCIEQNVEWVTECLRSMRKHGYTRIEAQLAAEDAWTEHVAETAARTLLPMANSWFMGANTPGKKRTFLLYAGGSPAYRAKCDEVAAKGYEGFLLQ from the coding sequence ATGGGAAATTCTCTACAACATACGACGATAGCCGGTACGGGGTCGGTCGATCATTTTGACGCGATCATCATCGGTGCCGGGATTGCCGGGCTGTATCAGTTGTATCGTCTGCGCCAACTCGGGCTCGCGGTGCGGGTCTACGAGGCTGGCAGCGGCGTGGGCGGCACCTGGTATTGGAACCGCTACCCAGGCGCGCGTTTCGATTCCGAGAGTTACACCTACGGCTATTCGTTCTCGGAAGAGCTACTGCAAGAATGGGAATGGAGCGAGCACTTTTCTCCTCAGCCCGAGACCTTGCGTTATCTCAATTATGTCGCGGATAAGTTCGACCTGCGCCGCGACATCCAGTTCAGTGCTCGCATCGCTTCGGCGGTCTACGACGAGAGCACGAATCGTTGGCAGATCCAGACCGAGGATGGCCGCCGTGCGCAGGCACAATTCCTCATCACGGCCATCGGGGTGCTGTCGGCACCGCAGATGCCCAAGATCGAAGGGCTCGATAGTTACACGGGCGAGTGGCATCACACCGGCTTGTGGCCCCACACTCCGGTGCAGTTCGCCGGCAAGCGCGTGGGTGTTATCGGCACCGGCGCGACCGCCGTCCAGCTCATCACGGAAATCGCCAAGGAAGTCGGTCATCTGACCGTCTTCCAACGCACGGCGAATTTCTGCGCGCCGTTGCGCAATGCGCCGATCGATCCCGAGACCCAAAAGAAAATCAAAGCGAGCTACCCCGAAATTTTCAAAAGATGTAGCGAAACCCCTGCCGGCTTTCTCCATGACTTCGACCCCCGCTTGGCCCTGGAAGTCTCGCCGGAAGAACGACAGGCGTTCTACGAGCACCTCTGGGCATCTCCTGGGTTCAGCAAATGGCTGGGCGTGTTCCGGGACGTGCTCAGCGACCTGAAGGCCAACGAGACCTTCGCCGAGTTTGTCCGTAACAAAATCCGCGAGCGCGTCGAAGACCCGGCCGTCGCGGAAAAGCTCATCCCCAAGGATCATCCGTTCGGCACCAAGCGCGTTCCCTTGGAGAGCGGCTACTACGAAGTCTACAACCGCGAGAATGTCGAGCTGGTGGACCTCCACGAGACTCCGATCGAACGCATTACCCCAAAGGGTATCGAGACCAGCACCACCGAGTATGAATTTGACATGATCATCTTTGCCACAGGCTTCGACGCGGTCACCGGGGCGTTCACCCGCATGGATATTCGCGGCGTGGGCGGGCAAACCCTCAAGGACAAGTGGGCCGATGGGCCGCACACTTACCTTGGGCTCCAGAGCGCGGGCTTTCCCAATCTGTTCACGCTCGTCGGTCCCCACAATGGTGCCACCTTCTGCAACATCCCGCGGTGCATCGAGCAGAATGTCGAGTGGGTGACCGAATGTCTGCGCTCCATGCGCAAGCACGGTTACACGCGCATCGAAGCGCAGCTTGCTGCCGAGGACGCCTGGACCGAGCACGTCGCGGAAACGGCGGCCCGTACCCTCCTGCCCATGGCCAACTCCTGGTTTATGGGGGCCAATACCCCTGGCAAGAAACGTACCTTCCTCTTGTACGCAGGCGGCTCCCCAGCCTATCGGGCAAAGTGCGACGAGGTGGCGGCCAAGGGCTATGAAGGCTTTCTGCTGCAATAA
- a CDS encoding amidohydrolase encodes MTYRIISGDSHFVEPPIMWAERVDTKFRDRAPHTVKNYEGREGEFFVCENIVPVAVAGFFGSGKSAEELPEHSKRGFEAAPKSVWDPAERLKEQDRDGVSAEVLYTSMGMLLYGLEDAGLRAACFHAFNGYAAEYCNYDPKRLVGLGAVTLESIPGAIRELKRCATIGLHGVMIVCSPPDELPFSHRDYNQFWGVAQDLNMPISLHILTGGKGHGIDFNHILRAYMHFPSEIQGTLASLVFGGVFERFPRLKVISAECDVSWMPHFMYRLDHAYDRLRHFEGVNLKMMPSEYIKRQVYATFQFETMRKDLVEVYGADKMLWSSDYPHTDSPWPHSKEYVEGPAFERITPQETQMIVADNTARLYGLN; translated from the coding sequence ATGACCTACCGTATCATCTCTGGAGATTCGCACTTTGTTGAACCGCCTATCATGTGGGCGGAGCGGGTTGACACCAAATTCCGTGATCGCGCCCCGCATACCGTGAAAAACTATGAAGGCCGCGAGGGGGAATTTTTCGTTTGCGAAAATATCGTCCCGGTGGCGGTTGCCGGCTTTTTCGGTTCCGGAAAGAGCGCTGAGGAACTGCCGGAGCACAGTAAGCGTGGCTTCGAGGCGGCACCAAAAAGCGTGTGGGACCCGGCGGAGCGTCTCAAAGAACAGGACCGCGACGGCGTGAGCGCAGAGGTCCTCTACACTTCGATGGGAATGCTCTTGTATGGACTGGAAGATGCTGGCCTGCGCGCCGCATGTTTTCACGCATTCAATGGGTATGCGGCGGAATACTGCAACTACGATCCCAAGCGGCTGGTAGGACTCGGCGCGGTGACCTTAGAGAGTATCCCCGGAGCGATTCGGGAATTGAAGCGTTGCGCGACGATAGGGCTGCACGGCGTCATGATTGTTTGTTCGCCGCCAGACGAACTCCCGTTTAGTCATCGCGATTACAATCAATTCTGGGGAGTCGCTCAAGATCTCAACATGCCGATCAGCCTGCATATCCTTACTGGCGGCAAAGGACACGGCATCGATTTCAATCATATCTTGAGGGCGTATATGCATTTCCCCAGTGAAATTCAGGGGACGCTCGCAAGCCTGGTTTTCGGTGGCGTGTTCGAGCGTTTCCCTCGACTGAAAGTGATCTCTGCCGAGTGCGATGTGTCGTGGATGCCGCATTTCATGTACCGGTTGGATCATGCCTATGACCGGTTGCGCCACTTTGAAGGCGTCAATTTGAAAATGATGCCAAGCGAATATATCAAGCGACAGGTCTACGCCACCTTCCAGTTCGAGACGATGCGCAAAGATCTGGTGGAAGTATACGGGGCAGACAAGATGCTGTGGTCATCCGACTACCCGCATACGGATTCTCCCTGGCCACATTCCAAAGAATACGTGGAAGGACCGGCATTCGAGCGGATCACACCGCAAGAGACGCAGATGATTGTCGCCGACAACACCGCGCGTCTCTACGGCCTCAATTAG
- a CDS encoding amidohydrolase, translating into MSYRIISADSHMTEPPDLWTSRLDLKYRDHAPKVIEAHEGKKGAYFVCEGLKPFPVGGIFGSGKKSEDLPEHFRKGYEAAPKSVWNPAERLKEQDQDGVSAEVLYTSLGMFLYGLEEAELRTACFRVYNDFVAEYCRYNPQRLVGLGLIELEDISAGVEELARCAKMGLRGAMIWASPPEDRPYTHPDYDPFWATAQELHLPLSLHILTERRGGGIGAGGRRRLLTNYISVPHGVQKQLAIMILGGVLERFPNLLLISAENDVSWVPHFMYRLDHAYDRFRHFDNVSLPMLPSEYVKRQVYATFQFESVGRDLVDAYGAERMMWSSDYPHTDSPWPHSREYIEGTAFKRVTPEETQKIVADNAARLYRIN; encoded by the coding sequence ATGTCGTATCGCATCATTTCGGCGGACTCGCACATGACGGAACCACCGGATCTATGGACCTCACGCCTCGACCTGAAATACCGTGACCACGCGCCCAAGGTCATCGAAGCGCACGAGGGAAAGAAAGGCGCGTATTTCGTCTGTGAAGGGCTCAAACCATTTCCAGTTGGCGGCATTTTTGGCTCCGGCAAAAAATCCGAGGACTTGCCGGAGCATTTTCGCAAAGGCTACGAGGCCGCGCCCAAGAGCGTGTGGAACCCTGCCGAGCGCCTCAAAGAGCAGGATCAAGACGGCGTCAGCGCGGAAGTGCTGTACACCTCTCTCGGCATGTTCCTCTACGGACTCGAAGAGGCAGAACTGCGCACCGCCTGCTTTCGGGTCTACAACGATTTCGTTGCCGAGTACTGCCGTTACAATCCTCAGCGGTTGGTTGGACTCGGTCTGATCGAATTGGAAGACATTAGCGCCGGCGTCGAAGAACTCGCGCGCTGCGCCAAGATGGGGCTGCGCGGGGCGATGATCTGGGCATCCCCACCGGAAGATCGCCCCTACACTCATCCCGATTACGATCCCTTCTGGGCGACGGCGCAGGAGCTGCACCTGCCGCTTTCGCTTCACATTCTTACCGAGCGACGCGGCGGTGGCATTGGTGCTGGCGGGCGACGACGACTGCTGACGAACTACATCTCCGTGCCGCACGGCGTTCAGAAGCAACTGGCGATCATGATCCTCGGCGGCGTATTGGAGCGCTTCCCGAACCTGCTGCTCATCTCCGCCGAAAACGATGTCTCGTGGGTGCCGCACTTCATGTACCGTCTCGACCACGCCTACGATCGCTTCCGTCATTTTGACAACGTCAGCCTGCCGATGCTTCCGAGCGAGTACGTCAAACGACAGGTATATGCGACGTTTCAGTTCGAGTCGGTCGGCAGAGACTTGGTGGACGCCTACGGAGCCGAGCGCATGATGTGGTCCTCCGACTATCCACACACCGATTCCCCCTGGCCGCATTCACGGGAGTATATCGAGGGTACGGCGTTTAAGCGCGTTACGCCGGAAGAGACGCAGAAAATCGTGGCGGATAACGCCGCCCGGCTCTATCGGATCAACTAG
- a CDS encoding amidohydrolase: MANPSPKLAVYNNIIDADGHILEPPDVWEKYIDPKFRDRALRIRAGNDGREYLEIDGRPSKFFNIKALTFLGGMGRNAEELATATKGTYLESAPFGSMYPKERIQLLDQENLASALIYPSIGLAWECEVEDPELSLAYCRAYNRWVVDFCADSHDRLVPIAHISLPDGQEAAKELERAVKAGCKGAFVAPYTITNKPHSHPDYDPFWAKAQELDVPISIHPMAEPPAKRVYQRFKEMKGADWYHNVLGGQGPQQALLVLFQYGLFDRFPGVKVVLLESSAGWVGATLDRMDTTYDTALGKSMGLKGRPSDYFRKHCWVSGDPDEKALALIVDYVGNDRFFWASDFPHFDHPADYMNMLGTLVAPLSETARRNLLGDSCARLYKIHPRREAAH; this comes from the coding sequence ATGGCGAATCCATCCCCGAAACTTGCCGTCTACAACAACATTATTGACGCCGACGGCCATATTCTGGAGCCACCCGATGTCTGGGAAAAGTACATTGACCCCAAGTTTCGTGATCGCGCGTTGCGTATCCGAGCGGGAAACGATGGCCGAGAATATCTGGAAATCGATGGCCGCCCCTCGAAGTTCTTCAACATCAAAGCCTTGACTTTCCTTGGCGGGATGGGTCGTAACGCCGAGGAATTAGCAACCGCAACAAAGGGAACGTACCTGGAGTCCGCGCCTTTCGGCTCCATGTATCCGAAGGAGCGGATACAACTTCTAGATCAGGAGAACCTTGCGTCGGCGCTGATTTACCCCAGCATCGGGCTGGCATGGGAGTGTGAAGTCGAAGATCCGGAACTGTCGCTGGCCTACTGTCGGGCGTACAACCGTTGGGTAGTCGACTTCTGCGCCGACTCGCATGATCGGCTAGTCCCGATTGCCCATATTTCGTTGCCTGACGGTCAGGAAGCCGCCAAAGAACTGGAACGAGCGGTGAAAGCCGGTTGTAAGGGAGCGTTTGTCGCGCCCTATACGATCACCAACAAGCCGCACTCTCATCCAGATTATGATCCCTTCTGGGCGAAGGCCCAGGAGTTGGATGTGCCGATCAGCATTCATCCCATGGCCGAGCCGCCCGCGAAACGGGTGTATCAGCGGTTCAAGGAGATGAAAGGGGCCGACTGGTACCACAACGTGCTCGGTGGGCAAGGGCCGCAGCAGGCGTTACTCGTCCTTTTCCAGTATGGACTGTTTGACCGATTCCCGGGCGTGAAAGTTGTCCTCCTGGAATCGAGCGCGGGCTGGGTAGGCGCGACCTTGGATCGCATGGATACGACGTACGACACTGCACTCGGCAAAAGCATGGGGTTGAAAGGAAGGCCGAGCGATTATTTCCGCAAGCATTGTTGGGTCTCAGGCGATCCTGACGAGAAGGCGCTGGCGCTTATCGTCGACTATGTCGGCAATGATCGTTTCTTCTGGGCCAGCGACTTCCCCCACTTCGATCACCCAGCGGATTACATGAACATGCTAGGCACCCTCGTTGCGCCGCTGTCGGAGACTGCCCGGCGTAATCTCTTGGGCGACAGCTGTGCTCGTCTCTATAAGATCCACCCGAGGAGAGAGGCGGCCCATTAA